The Peromyscus maniculatus bairdii isolate BWxNUB_F1_BW_parent chromosome 6, HU_Pman_BW_mat_3.1, whole genome shotgun sequence genomic interval ttaaaggtgtgcaccaccacaccctgtaggtccagctgctcaggaggctgaagcggAAGGGCCATGTAAGcccaggagtctgaggccagctggcTATAGTGAGTTCTTATCATAGAACAACAGAAAAGgtagatgaggaggaggaagagagggagagaacactaAACGACTAGATGCCTTCCAGCTAATGGTGGAGGCGGAAGAACCAGGTCCAGGGCTGACTCTAGCTCTCCCATTGTGTCTTCGTCTGTCCCAGGAAACATTTCCTGCTGCCTTCGGCTTGGGCTGGAGTGACTCGTAATTCTGCTCACACAGATGTGCCTTCCCGTCTGCAGTCAGCGTCCGCCTCTATACAAATGGCAAAGTAATCCTGTGGCCAtggtctcttcctcccctccccaaagcAGTTTTCACTCTTTAAAATCCGGGCTCTGTAACACTGGCGTGCAACCACAAACTATGATCTTTGTTTGGTGTTTCCCATGTGCCTTAAGTTTctgctcctctttttttttttttttttttttttttttgagagggtgTGGGGAGGGAAACTTAgttcaatgtttttctttgtcaaGCATATTATTTCAGCCTTTGAGGTTAACTAATAAATCACAAGTTCTTGGACATAAAAATCTGGATGAGGAAGGACCTCAAAGATCTGTTCACTTAACCCCATCATCAGATGGGCGGGACTAGCCAGTGGTTATGGTCACCCTGCATCAGTAGAGCTCAGGACCTGACTGGTGCTCTTGGGGAGCAGGAGCCGTCTAAAAGCTGAGGTGATTTTACTACTTCTAAGGTGTTCATCAATCAAGAGCGGTCTTCTAAATGAATGTTGTAGATTTTCTGTAGCAAAAAGCATTTGTACCCAGTGGCAGCCAGCTGTACCCTGACCATTTCCCAGTAATATCCCCAAGACACTTGGCAGCCACCACCCTGCCCTCTGGGCTATGGCAGCTGCTAGGGGCTTGCTGAGGCAAAGCCTCCCTGGCAAGCTTCTGGcctgggccccccccccccctagaAGAGGGATGTTTGGCTGCAGCCTGTCTTCCAGGTATTCAAAAGACCCCACCTGTGCACATTCCTGTCAGTCCTTCTATGCTGGTGGTCCCCAACTTTCCTCATGCTgagacccttgaatacagttcctcatgtggtggtgacacccccccccccccgccataaaattatttcgttgctactttgtaactgtaattttgctactgttatgaatcataatgtaaatatctgatatgctggatatctgatgtgtgactcCCAAAGGGGCCACAACCCACAGTTTGAGAGCCACTGTTCTGTGCTCTTCTAAGACACAACAAGAGGAAACCACTGGAAGACAGCTGAGGGGAAAGAGCACTGAGACCTATGTGAGGTAAAGTAAGCCGGGCACAGGAAGCCAAGTACTTGATCATTCCTATGTAGAATCCAGAAAAGCTAATCCCATGCTGGGGGATGGCTGGGTCAATAAAACACCTGCTGCATGGCACGGGCAGTtgaatttgatccccaacacccatgtaagaAGCCGGGTGTGCTGTGAGGTGCCTGTAGAACCAGTGCTGAGCAAGCAGAGGTGGGAGGGTCCTcggggctcagtggccagcctgtCTAGTCAATTGTAAACACCAGgctcaatgagagatcctgtctcagaaaccccacatgcacacatgttcaaGCACACCCCCCCACAAACATATGTTCATTCAAtcagtgcacacatacacaccacaccacaccacacacacacacacacacacattgaaaagcTGATCCCATAGAAGCAGAGAGCAAAACAATGGTTAGCAGAGCTGTGGCAGGGATGGGGAGGACCTGGTCAATGGCTACAAAGTTAGTCTAGGGAGAGTATGTCCTGATATTCTAGTGCACAATGAGGCACTTGACaaagataaatatttcaaaatagctctcagaaaagatttttgttttgtttttcgggacagagtttctttgtgtaactttgcgcctttcctggatctcgctctgtagaccaggctggcctcgaactcacagagatctgcctgcctctgcctctcaagtgctgggattaaaggcgtgcgccaccaccgccacccagtgagaagatttttaatatttcactATAAAAAATAATGTGTTCAAAGTGATAAATAAGGTACTCTTAGGCCCAGTGTGGTgctgctcgcctttaatcctaccgcttgggaggcagaggcaggcagatctttgaattggaggccaacctggttagcatagtgagtcccaggtcagTCAGAACTATACAGTTAGAccctgtattttttaaatgctactaCTTCATATACGTATAAAAACATCATATTGTGTGCCACAAATATTTGCAACTATTGTATatcaattagaaaataaaatactacttTAGAAAAGGCAACAGAATGGAGAACTTGAGTGGCCATGTCTGAGCTGAGCCAGCTTCAAGCATCACGTGACTCGGAGACGTCAGGGATGTGTAGATAAGTAATGGGTAGCAACTCTAAATAACCTGTTACCTGGGTTTCAAGCTCTCACTCTGAGAGAACAACTCCACATTTGATCTTCaccaaaaggctgagaaatgaTGAGAACAAACGCCAAATGGAACCTCCCAAGAGAGTGATCAAGATATGGTTAAGTACAGAGCACATCTCCTTAAAATTTAATGGCTAAAAATTATTACCCTTCCCTCACCCTTTTTCTCAACAGTATTTAGGATGAGTCATCCTTTGGTTGAGATTTCTGCTTTCAGGTCTGTAATTGAATTTCTCTAAATGAAAAACATCTGTTTCTGTTCCTCCACAGAAACCAGAACAAGCATTGTTTCATACATTATTCTGATACATTTTCTAATGAAGCTGTTTTCTCTTCTGACAGCATAGAACACACAGTGCAGACATTCAATGAAAGCCAGACGACATATTGTGACCATTAAGAATGCCAAGGCCAGGCAGCAGAGGACCACAGACATCAGCCCACACCATCATGGACGAAGCCGACTTTTCAGAAGACACAACCTGTAAACAACAGGAAGACTTGCCTTACGATGGGGTCTTCTCTCAGATGAAGATGTGCAGCTCTTACAACTTGACCTCAACAAACAACAACCCTGCTGTCTGGGAAGACGTTGTTCTGTCGGGAAAGGACCCTCAGGAAAAGTCTGCCTGCTGTAAGATGTGCCAGAACACAGCGGTGGTCACTGCAAATGTTGTCAACAACAGGCATGATAAAGATAAACAGTGCACCTTGGCTTCTTGTGGTCCAGCTAATAAAGGAGATGCCCCAAAGTCACACATTTCGGATGTTTTACTCCATCGACTCTCCAGGGAGCAATTCTTAAGGGGACAAGGCCCTGGCTATGAAAATCTCCCAGAGACCTTGCATGCTGACCATCTTGATGACACAGCCATTCTTAAAAGTGTCATTTCACGTTATGGAAAGAGCTATTGCCCCAAGGAACAAAGTCCAGAATTCACTGACCAACCCAGTTCCAAAAGTGGTACAGAAAATAGCAGTAGTTCCAGCTTCTCTCCAGGCACAACAGGAGATAGTAGCTCTCCCTTAGAAACACCAGTGACTGCTGGGCAGAGCCACCAAGAAGCTCCAAGCTTTCTAAGTAGAACTAAAGGTCCCGGTGATGAACACAGAAACTGCCAAGGGCAGACACCCCAGAGATGGCTGACTGAAAAAGCAAGTTCAGGCCACCGGTTCAAATACAGTCCAGGTCAAGTGCATTACCAGCTTCCAGATTTTTCTAGGGTTGCTCCCCAAGTGAAAATCCCTAGAAATACCATAACTAATAAACCACTTACAATAGCTAACCAAGCCAGCTTTTCTCCTGGGTTGAGAAATAAATCAACAGTTGTGCAAGATAGTTTAGGAGCCATGTCTGGGCCAAATTGTGTTAGAAAACATCAACCAGAGCAAAAAAGGAAACTTACTGAACCTTCCCAGGAAACCCAGGTAAGTGGAGAACGGTCCCTAACAATACTGATGAACTTAAGAAATGTATTGGAGAGCATGGTGGcgtgtacctttaatcccagcactctagaggcaaaggcaagaggatctatgtaagttcaaagccagcctggtctacattttgAGCTCCAAGTCAGCCAGGACCATAAAGGGtccatttcaaacaaacaaacaaacaccccaacaacaacaacaacaacaacaacaacacacacacacacacttgcagccAGTAGCCCACCTGACCTGACTGGCTGTTTCCTGTCCTAGAGAAATCTACATTCCTGTGATATTGGGAGGCTTTGGGGTTCCTCTTTCTTCTTACAAGAGCACCTTCATACGTGGCCGGCTCTCAGTGGCCCGTGGATCGTGGGATCAGAGTAGATGTCCACTTATCTCTCCTCAGCAGTGCTTGAATTTGTCAGTGTGCTTGAGGTCAAGCCTCTGATATTTTCCCCCACCAGTCCTATCAGCTTAAATTAGAGAGCTGGACCCAATAGGTTTCTTTACTGGATATATCCATAATGGTCAGAGTCAACGTTGAACAGTCGTGTATCTCTCTGGCATGTGTGTTTCTCAAGACCCTAAGGTGAGTCACTCAAGAGTTTAACCCCTGTCCAGTCATCCTGCAGCAGTAGGAACCACCACCATCTTGATGCGGTTAGCATTTAATGCATATTGTATTATTCCTAGAATCTGGCTGCCATGTTTGGTATTAACAAGAGCATCAGCAACAGAGCTGTGCCGAGATTGACAGTGGTCCTTGCCCTCATGCAGCTTACGTCTAGGAGAAATGCTGGAGTAGTCCACATGTTAGTGTCAGCACATTCATGTGTGCCCCAATTAGTCCCTAGAGTAGCCCTATAAAGTACATTCTCGACTGTCCCCACTTTACCACCGAGAACTTGGAGACTTAGAGCAACAACAAGCAGTGTCACTCAGTCAGAGTTACAGTGTCACAGAGAAATTCTACCTCAACACATCGATCACAGCTTGGACCATAGCTTTGTGCTGCCTCCTCAATGACCAGGACACAAGGCATTCTGAACAACAGTGTCACGGGTCAGTCTTCAGGACCAATGCCTTCTCACTCTTTAATTTTGCAGATGGAGCCTGCCACACACACCTGCCAAGAAGCTCTCACAGGTAGTGTCTTAAACTATTATTTAGAGAAGCATTTTGAAACCTTAATAAAAATGGTGCTCATTGTCACAGATTCCTATTTGTAAGATTTAGTAAAACTGTGCTGAGTCGAAATGAATGGTAGCCAAACTTAGCCTCTTTTGCATAGGAGTTAAATCTGTGAAATGTCACTTGAAGTTGACACCAACAACTCAGAGAGACCCTTCCCTAAATTCTTACATATTTCAAAAGATCTCCCAAGGAAGACAGATGTGCCAGAAACTGAAAGAACAGACTGACCAACTGAAGACTAAGGTaatacttattgtgtgtgtgtgtgtgtgtgtgtgtgtgtgtgtgtgtgtgtgtgtgtgtgtgcaccaaacAAAAGAGGCCATGCCATGAATGAaatattgcatttttttaaaactgcagATACAAGAATTttccaaaagaataaaacaggACCCTCTCTGCCATTTGCAAGACATCAGACTGGTAATGAACTTAATTCAGTTTTTTCGATCTTTATTTGGGGACTCCAGTGGGTAAATGTGGAGGCTTCCACGGTACTGGACAGTCTGTACAGTGGTAGGaatagaaaggaggaaggaaaatcaGCCCATCTTAGTTTCTAGAGCTACATGGTTTAGAATTCTGTTTCTATATGTATttatccttcttttcttctcaaagAAGCTGTAATTACCTCACCAGTCACCTCATGATAAACCTGAGACCATGGAATGTTCCAGAGGAGACCATGGAAGCCACTCTAAAGGATGACCTTGTCCATAGTGAATGGGCCCTGGTAAATTCCGATTGTAAAAGTAGCTGGTATCTGGCAACTTGACCTTCAAGACTCTGAAAACACCTAGAAATGAAACTCCAAGCAGGGCTTGCAGATTGTCACCTCCAACATGCTTCCACAACCATGCCTGTGATCACAGCCAATCAAATGACAAATGCCTGTTGTCACCACAGCAGCTTTGCTGTCATAGGAAATGGAAGTGTAGCAAGGGGGCAAAGGTTGAAACATGAGCTGAAGATGTGGAAGATGGAGTTTAGGCCATGCGGTCAACACAGGGAACAGCCAGAAGACCTAATGTAGGTTTGAGCAATATTCAGGGCAAACCAGGTCGAAGAAACCCCACACAATGGGCCAAACCCAGGAAAGGACCCAGTGATTATTTGTTTACTCATCATATTAATTAACTGCTCTGTCATTCAGAAAACACTTATCAAGCATCATTTTAAACATCCCATGCAGCAGGGAGTTAGAGAAAGACCTCCTTTGCCAAATGTCTTTTATTCTGCTAGGAACAGATTGATGAAGAGATCATTAAAATGCAGCTTGAGGGACGTGATAGCTGATGCACATTGCAGCCTATCGGAAGTTCATCCTTTgccattggggggggggtgctttggATGGTCCTCAAAGGGACTGCTCATTTGGGTGTTACAAGAGGAACAGAGTGAGCTTGGCAGAGCAGGGGACAAGAATCTTCCAGACCAAAAAGAAACAGCAAGCGCTATAGCACAGAGGCCACACGGAACTAGTGTGAGGAGGACCTGTGTGATCACCTAACTCACCAGGTTGAACTCAGTGCACACGGAGACTAGTGGGACGGACGAGGACCATGTCACGAAAGGAGCTTGGATTGCACCCTGGGTTTGATGGTGGAGCAACGGGGAAGGAATCGAAGCCAGGGCATGGCAGGCGCCATGGGGAGAGACTGGAGGTAGGGACTGGTCAGGATGCCAATACTGGGCAAGTTCTGAACCAGTGCTGGCAATGGGGATGGAGACAGGGTGACAgtttgaaaggggaaaaaaaatcaagaagaggaggaggtgtggATTCTTACAGGGTCCTGGTTTGGAAAACGAAGTCAGAAATCAAAGTGGAGGATCCTGTTCAGAAAGGGTGTGGCAAGCAGGCCAGAAATCGAGCATAGCTTAGGAAGTTTGAGGTCCTCTTAAGGACCTTCAAGTGAGGAGATCCAGCAGCAGGAAGTTGGAGCAATGGACCTGACCCTTAGCGGTATTTGGGTCAGAATAGATGCTTTGGCGAAATAGTTGAAGTCGTGGTGTAGGTGAGATGCCCCCGCCCCCAACAAACAGCCACGGGGTGATATGTGGCAAGGGTCAAGGACTGAGTCCCAGGCAAAGGGGAACAGGGGAAAAACAGCAACCCACAAAGGAGGCAAAAGAGGAAGGACTTCCAGGCCAAGCAGACCGGAAGGAGCGGAACCACTGAAGCCAGGGGAAAGAAGGCTTTGAGAAGCAGAGTgggcagcatggcagcatggcagcatgtgctCAAGGAAAGGAAGATACGGGTGGATTTCGCAAGCGAGCTGGCCTCAGGGCCCTGGCCAGTCTTGGAAGCTAGATCTAGAAGCCAGTGGGGCCAGGGAGGACTAAGGAATAAATGATTGACAAAGGACTGTCCAAATGGAAGAATGCAGacgttttggtttggtttggtttggttattccagacagagtttctctgtttgggcctggctgttctggaacacactctctagaccaggctggccttgaactcacagagatccacctgcctctgtctctcgagtATTGGGATCAAatgagtgtgccaccacctcctggcacaAGAATGTGGACTTTTAAAGGGCACAGCAAAGCAGAACTGATTTGAGTCACTGGCCCCCAGAGGCCTCAGTTGAAGTTTCTTTCTAGTTGTACAGGCTAAATGGGCATTCTTGGTGGGACTTTTAGGACCTAAAGTGGCCCCTTAGGGGTCAGTCTGAGAGTTGCAGGCCCACAGTGTTGGAAGAAGGGCTAAAACCAACCTTCTTAGTACAGCAGAGTGCAAGGAGTTTGAACTTGAAATAGGTCATTTTAGACATACTGTCGCATgtccttaatctcagcactgttaGCAAACGAAATGAGATAAATCATGCCGCCTTCAGAAATGTGACTTAAATACCCAAATCCCTTTGCTCTTTTAGACCGAGTCATATTATATAGCCCTGATTAAcctagaactcattgtgtagacgcCTTGAACCTGAGatggttctcctgtctctgactcccataTACGGAGGATCACGGCTATGCACCACTACGcctgccttctctttccctcttcccctctttatTTTGACCACCTAGTCCCCTCTCATAGCTTCCACTGCCGTTCTCCAGCTTAGAGTCCTAATGGCTAGCCCCCACTTTTTGCCTAcggctctcagtgtctgtgttcatCTCCCCTTGGACATTCATGGGCACTGTGAACTCTGCCCTGCCCCGAGTTGGTGCTCTCACTCCTCCTCACTTCAGTCAGACCTGTCCCACCCCTTCCACCTCCCATCCTAAAACCCCAGTGACATCTGTGAGACCCCCAGTATCAACCAGCGTCCTGGCAGGGACCAGATGGTTGACGCGAATGTGGTAACTGAGGAGAGTTGAATAAAGGCATTGCTCTCCAGCAGCCTGGGTAAGGCTAAGGGAAACTCATGCAGGCTGTGGGGAGCTACCTCATCCCCAGGCCTGAAGGAGCAGAGGAAATGCGTGCCCTGCGGCCCAAGggagcagctgcagctgcaggaggagctgagagggTCTGTGGCTTTTGGTAGAAGGATGCAGCCAGTCTGTCTGTGATGGCACAACAATGGGGGAATCGGAGAAACCAGGACTCTCGCCTCATCTTTGGCCAGCTCCTCTCTCCTGCTGCTCTCTTCCTTTGGCTCACAACTACTGAAGCCAGGGTAGAAGGGTCCTGGTAGTTGGTGGAGCCAGGGCCAGCCTcctgcagagaaagacagagggcaGCCATAGGGAGAAGGGAAAACAACCCAGCCATTTGTATACCCAAGAGCCAATAGGTTTCCAAAGTCACGTTTATTcatgtttagtatttttttttttttaagacagggtctcactatgtagcttgggCTGGCTTGAAACTTGCTGTAcaaacctggctggcctcaaactcacagagatccacctgcctctgcctccaacgtgctgggattaaaggtgtgtgccgccatgcccagtCATTTCTGTATTAATAGGAATCTGTAGTAATAGCAGCTGAAATCTACTGAATGTGCGCAGATGAAACCAACTCAGGATAGTTTGACTTAATGGGTTTTCAGCTCTACATGATGCAAACAGGATACCCATTCTGTAGATGGCTTAGATTGCCGGTCAGGGGCCCATAGACAAAGGAAAAATGCTAAAGCTAAATGCTAAAGTGTCATATGAGACACTTGAATTCACCCTCATATTGAacttccatttttgtggagtcattctcttccctctccactcTAAGTAATTTTAGAATTCATTCCAGAGCGCCA includes:
- the Aknad1 gene encoding protein AKNAD1 isoform X4, which encodes MPRPGSRGPQTSAHTIMDEADFSEDTTCKQQEDLPYDGVFSQMKMCSSYNLTSTNNNPAVWEDVVLSGKDPQEKSACCKMCQNTAVVTANVVNNRHDKDKQCTLASCGPANKGDAPKSHISDVLLHRLSREQFLRGQGPGYENLPETLHADHLDDTAILKSVISRYGKSYCPKEQSPEFTDQPSSKSGTENSSSSSFSPGTTGDSSSPLETPVTAGQSHQEAPSFLSRTKGPGDEHRNCQGQTPQRWLTEKASSGHRFKYSPGQVHYQLPDFSRVAPQVKIPRNTITNKPLTIANQASFSPGLRNKSTVVQDSLGAMSGPNCVRKHQPEQKRKLTEPSQETQMEPATHTCQEALTGVKSVKCHLKLTPTTQRDPSLNSYIFQKISQGRQMCQKLKEQTDQLKTKIQEFSKRIKQDPLCHLQDIRLMTKEHAGCVPGPRSSRRREVTGLPEAGPQKVTSRELSELAPKMKQKMEKGGHRRTNYGKFSSTIHEKTLRHDSPLGSDPGPSFRPESGTGLQRNRGEDSGSEGRNSQRVCSEEPPKEFHYRYDTPGQDDLNHRGGHTSAQPHFLHENKMSSSCSYYVSWVALELAVNTRLASNSKICGGHF
- the Aknad1 gene encoding protein AKNAD1 isoform X1; translated protein: MPRPGSRGPQTSAHTIMDEADFSEDTTCKQQEDLPYDGVFSQMKMCSSYNLTSTNNNPAVWEDVVLSGKDPQEKSACCKMCQNTAVVTANVVNNRHDKDKQCTLASCGPANKGDAPKSHISDVLLHRLSREQFLRGQGPGYENLPETLHADHLDDTAILKSVISRYGKSYCPKEQSPEFTDQPSSKSGTENSSSSSFSPGTTGDSSSPLETPVTAGQSHQEAPSFLSRTKGPGDEHRNCQGQTPQRWLTEKASSGHRFKYSPGQVHYQLPDFSRVAPQVKIPRNTITNKPLTIANQASFSPGLRNKSTVVQDSLGAMSGPNCVRKHQPEQKRKLTEPSQETQMEPATHTCQEALTGVKSVKCHLKLTPTTQRDPSLNSYIFQKISQGRQMCQKLKEQTDQLKTKIQEFSKRIKQDPLCHLQDIRLMTKEHAGCVPGPRSSRRREVTGLPEAGPQKVTSRELSELAPKMKQKMEKGGHRRTNYGKFSSTIHEKTLRHDSPLGSDPGPSFRPESGTGLQRNRGEDSGSEGRNSQRVCSEEPPKEFHYRYDTPGQDDLNHRGGHTSAQPHFLHENKMSSSSCSTSKWICSQRVNSEPFQDEHDSCTRKHPKICLTCNTDPARPPTHLRFLRIPGIQSLGDRNNMEETESKQEQASRLLTPPSDSCSSVTCCTSLPSLDKYIPSRTGFLGDQPSKPEINCVETECSKNSVL
- the Aknad1 gene encoding protein AKNAD1 isoform X3, with product MPRPGSRGPQTSAHTIMDEADFSEDTTCKQQEDLPYDGVFSQMKMCSSYNLTSTNNNPAVWEDVVLSGKDPQEKSACCKMCQNTAVVTANVVNNRHDKDKQCTLASCGPANKGDAPKSHISDVLLHRLSREQFLRGQGPGYENLPETLHADHLDDTAILKSVISRYGKSYCPKEQSPEFTDQPSSKSGTENSSSSSFSPGTTGDSSSPLETPVTAGQSHQEAPSFLSRTKGPGDEHRNCQGQTPQRWLTEKASSGHRFKYSPGQVHYQLPDFSRVAPQVKIPRNTITNKPLTIANQASFSPGLRNKSTVVQDSLGAMSGPNCVRKHQPEQKRKLTEPSQETQMEPATHTCQEALTGVKSVKCHLKLTPTTQRDPSLNSYIFQKISQGRQMCQKLKEQTDQLKTKIQEFSKRIKQDPLCHLQDIRLMTKEHAGCVPGPRSSRRREVTGLPEAGPQKVTSRELSELAPKMKQKMEKGGHRRTNYGKFSSTIHEKTLRHDSPLGSDPGPSFRPESGTGLQRNRGEDSGSEGRNSQRVCSEEPPKEFHYRYDTPGQDDLNHRGGHTSAQPHFLHENKMSSSSCSTSKWICSQRVNSEPFQDEHDSCTRKHPKICLTCNTDPARPPTHLRFLRIPGIQSLGDRNNMEETESKKTSPKCIDGGTT
- the Aknad1 gene encoding protein AKNAD1 isoform X2, coding for MPRPGSRGPQTSAHTIMDEADFSEDTTCKQQEDLPYDGVFSQMKMCSSYNLTSTNNNPAVWEDVVLSGKDPQEKSACCKMCQNTAVVTANVVNNRHDKDKQCTLASCGPANKGDAPKSHISDVLLHRLSREQFLRGQGPGYENLPETLHADHLDDTAILKSVISRYGKSYCPKEQSPEFTDQPSSKSGTENSSSSSFSPGTTGDSSSPLETPVTAGQSHQEAPSFLSRTKGPGDEHRNCQGQTPQRWLTEKASSGHRFKYSPGQVHYQLPDFSRVAPQVKIPRNTITNKPLTIANQASFSPGLRNKSTVVQDSLGAMSGPNCVRKHQPEQKRKLTEPSQETQMEPATHTCQEALTGVKSVKCHLKLTPTTQRDPSLNSYIFQKISQGRQMCQKLKEQTDQLKTKIQEFSKRIKQDPLCHLQDIRLMTKEHAGCVPGPRSSRRREVTGLPEAGPQKVTSRELSELAPKMKQKMEKGGHRRTNYGKFSSTIHEKTLRHDSPLGSDPGPSFRPESGTGLQRNRGEDSGSEGRNSQRVCSEEPPKEFHYRYDTPGQDDLNHRGGHTSAQPHFLHENKMSSSSCSTSKWICSQRVNSEPFQDEHDSCTRKHPKICLTCNTDPARPPTHLRFLRIPGIQSLGDRNNMEETESKILNSALDHALKTATVLKKTTDQMIKSIAEDLAKVHRWRYHLKHY